The region CGGATCGGCGATCATGCGGCCGAGGAGAACTGGCCGCCGCGGGGCGGGGAGGCTCGCGCGATGTACCGGATCCTGGCGCTCGACGGCGGCGGCGTGCGCGGCCTGCTGACCGTGATCCTGCTCGAGCGCCTCGAGGCCGCGCTCCCGCCTCCCGGGCTGGTCGCCCGGGCCGACCTTCTCGCCGGCACCTCGACCGGGGCGCTCATCGCGCTCGCGCTGGCCCGCGGCATCCCGCTCGCCACCCTGCGCGAGCTCTACCTGCGGCGGGCGCGGGAGGTCTTCGACGACTCCTGGCTCGACGATCTGCGCGACCTCGGCCGGCTCGCGGGCGCGGAGTACTCGAACCGCGGCCTTCGGCGCATCGCCCGCGAGTGGTTCGGCGAGGCGACGCTCGGCGATCTGCCGAAGGCGGTGCTGGTGCCGACCTTCGACCTCGACAACGAGGATCCCGACCCCAGGCGCCGGAGCTGGAAACCCAAGCTCTTCCACAACGTGCCCGGCACCGACGCCGACCGC is a window of Dehalococcoidia bacterium DNA encoding:
- a CDS encoding patatin-like phospholipase family protein produces the protein MYRILALDGGGVRGLLTVILLERLEAALPPPGLVARADLLAGTSTGALIALALARGIPLATLRELYLRRAREVFDDSWLDDLRDLGRLAGAEYSNRGLRRIAREWFGEATLGDLPKAVLVPTFDLDNEDPDPRRRSWKPKLFHNVPGTDADR